The proteins below are encoded in one region of Streptomyces roseirectus:
- a CDS encoding TerD family protein, with amino-acid sequence MGVTLSKGGNVSLSKEAPGLTAVLIGLGWDVRTTTGTDYDLDASALLLDAAGKVASDAHFVFYNNLTSPDGSVEHTGDNLTGEGEGDDETIKINLTGVPADIDKIVFPVSIHDADNRGQSFGQVRNAYIRVVNQAGGQEIARYDLSEDASTETAMVFGELYRHGAEWKFRAVGQGYASGLRGIAADFGVNV; translated from the coding sequence GTGGGAGTAACCCTGTCCAAGGGCGGCAACGTCTCGCTCAGCAAGGAGGCGCCCGGCCTCACCGCCGTCCTGATCGGACTGGGCTGGGACGTCCGCACCACCACCGGCACCGACTACGACCTCGACGCCTCCGCCCTGCTGCTGGACGCGGCCGGGAAGGTCGCCTCGGACGCGCACTTCGTCTTCTACAACAACCTCACCAGCCCGGACGGCTCCGTCGAGCACACCGGCGACAACCTGACCGGTGAGGGCGAGGGTGACGACGAGACCATCAAGATCAACCTCACCGGGGTCCCCGCCGACATCGACAAGATCGTCTTCCCGGTCTCCATCCACGACGCCGACAACCGCGGCCAGAGCTTCGGCCAGGTCCGCAACGCCTACATCCGCGTCGTGAACCAGGCGGGCGGCCAGGAGATCGCCCGCTACGACCTCTCCGAGGACGCCTCCACCGAAACCGCCATGGTCTTCGGCGAGTTGTACCGCCACGGCGCCGAGTGGAAGTTCCGCGCCGTCGGCCAGGGTTACGCCTCCGGGCTGCGCGGCATCGCCGCCGACTTCGGCGTGAACGTCTGA